From the Plectropomus leopardus isolate mb chromosome 18, YSFRI_Pleo_2.0, whole genome shotgun sequence genome, one window contains:
- the LOC121957851 gene encoding UPF0500 protein C1orf216 homolog, with protein MGEAQSRSVMLHQDQPQNSAYRGQGGSNNGSSSLRNRKGDKDGNFNFLPGKDNDGYTGNGGGDENRNQVRPRNLGPLGRDPPNSSSSSGYHHNSGVLSPRSRLPCWSPLEPLPEIESGEDGYGRVPPDGAEEGRMQEEERRVMMCQNEEKQREKREKQKRKSSLGFRGKEEDEAALEDDDEWGDSDSESEFSYRSGGSVSSLNMDSGGEGVLMGGWDRIGVGEPKSNNHESNSTSDSNREQPARLRNFNRKSLTGRNLGNVLEEGADDNDDQSSDSDGEIPELMDAVWTLRDRERFKAQEMEKHQVQLTMYRRLALIRWVRTLQGRIQEQQNRLQTSFDIILTQRKELLRMGAAAAVANATPPAAVSQS; from the exons ATGGG TGAGGCTCAGTCGAGATCAGTGATGCTCCATCAGGACCAACCTCAGAACTCGGCCTACCGAGGGCAGGGAGGCTCCAACAATGGCTCCTCCTCGCTGCGAAACAGGAAGGGCGACAAAGACGGCAACTTCAACTTCCTGCCAGGCAAAGACAACGATGGCTACACGGGCAATGGAGGAGGAGACGAGAACCGAAACCAGGTCCGTCCCCGTAATCTGGGTCCACTCGGTCGCGACCCTCCGAACTCTTCGTCATCTTCGGGTTATCACCACAACTCAGGGGTGCTGTCGCCTCGCTCCCGCCTGCCCTGCTGGAGCCCCCTCGAGCCACTGCCCGAAATCGAAAGTGGGGAGGACGGTTACGGCCGTGTGCCCCCTGATGGAGCGGAGGAGGGCAGGATgcaggaagaggagagaagggTGATGATGTGCCAGAAcgaggagaagcagagagagaaacgaGAGAAGCAGAAGAGGAAAAGCAGCTTGGGTTtcagaggaaaggaggaagatGAGGCGGCGCTGGAGGACGATGACGAATGGGGCGATAGCGACTCTGAGTCTGAGTTCAGCTACCGTTCCGGCGGCAGCGTGTCCTCCCTCAACATGGACAGTGGAGGCGAAGGCGTGCTGATGGGAGGCTGGGACCGCATCGGAGTTGGGGAACCGAAATCCAACAACCACGAGAGCAACTCAACCAGTGACAGCAACAGAGAGCAGCCTGCCCGACTACGAAACTTCAACCGCAAGTCGCTGACAGGAAGGAACCTGGGAAATGTTCTGGAGGAAGGAGCGGATGACAACGACGATCAGTCTTCAGACTCAGACGGCGAGATACCCGAACTGATGGATGCAGTGTGGACACTGCGAGACCGCGAGCGCTTCAAGGCCCAGGAGATGGAGAAGCACCAGGTGCAGCTGACCATGTACCGCCGCCTGGCGCTGATCCGCTGGGTTCGCACCCTGCAGGGCCGCATCCAGGAGCAGCAGAACCGCCTGCAGACCAGCTTCGACATCATCCTCACACAGAGGAAGGAACTATTGCGCATGGGCGCCGCTGCTGCCGTAGCCAACGCCACACCCCCTGCCGCCGTCAGCCAGtcataa